One segment of Panicum virgatum strain AP13 chromosome 3K, P.virgatum_v5, whole genome shotgun sequence DNA contains the following:
- the LOC120700159 gene encoding uncharacterized protein LOC120700159, translated as MALDLSSLEMVALLETPTGFAFFHVYENLCKGPKNLWSWFINDEVADNVIFLLEFIKFEDKSVAWKSGGPGLLLTRAIKKYCGKSIQLIVGDVELRGVIKSNLNVKCFENEDVIFELMWGLKHVLSYYVRQERGNITLEYRLPLSQGLKDCMSKYEVIIPTEAIDRTFVGCASALHRCDVLLEHYRKRLPEICEPFLPGIREIVNGDIPYAEVVAKILTPDRVQDCNPFEGLSDDVVKKIKDVAANNAGKKVDRAKHRLIYGIARDVRKFPGYRTDLLQTLKSLADKRSGRQKRSQTEILNGQAAKMDTVLVLMLMVYA; from the exons ATGGCACTGGATCTCAGTTCATTGGAGATGGTGGCCCTGCTGGAGACGCCAACTGGTTTCGCTTTCTTCCATGTCTACGAGAATTTATGCAAAGGACCAAAG AATCTGTGGTCGTGGTTTATCAATGATGAAGTTGCTGATAAT GTTATCTTTCTGCTTGAGTTCATAAAGTTTGAAGACAAGTCTGTTGCGTGGAAAAGTGGTGGTCCAGGTTTGCTTCTTACTCGTGCAATCAAAAAATACTGTGGCAAAAGCATACAGCTGATTGTTGGGGATGTAGAGCTTAGAGGTGTCATCAAGTCCAATTTG AATGTCAAGTGCTTTGAAAACGAGGATGTTATTTTTGAACTGATGTGGGGGTTAAAGCATGTTCTGTCTTATTACGTTCGCCAAGAAAGAGGCAACATCACTCTCGAGTATCGTCTCCCATTATCTCAAGGACTTAAAGACTGCATGAGTAAATATGAAGTCATTATTCCTACAGAAGCA ATTGATAGAACATTTGTAGGCTGTGCTAGTGCATTGCATCGATGTGATGTACTGTTGGAGCATTACAGAAAGAGGCTGCCTGAGATATGTGAACCGTTTCTTCCTGGTATTCGTGAAATTGTCAATGGTGACATACCCTATGCAGAAGTTGTGGCAAAGATTCTGACCCCTGACAGGGTTCAAGATTGTAATCCCTTCGAG GGGTTGTCGGATGATGTGGTAAAGAAGATAAAGGATGTTGCAGCAAACAATGCAGGAAAAAAGGTTGATCGTGCCAAGCATCGTCTTATATATGGCATTGCTCGTGATGTTAGGAAATTTCCAGGATATAGAACGGATTTGCTTCAGACACTCAAGTCTTTGGCTGATAAACGTTCTGGTCGGCAAAAGAGGAGCCAAACTGAGATACTTAACGGACAAGCGGCCAAGATGGATACCGTGCTGGTGCTAATGCTAATGGTGTATGCGTGA